Proteins encoded in a region of the Panicum hallii strain FIL2 chromosome 3, PHallii_v3.1, whole genome shotgun sequence genome:
- the LOC112887521 gene encoding ran-binding protein 1 homolog a-like, which yields MADKEPVAERPGAAEEEEDASAAAVGEEEDTGAQVAPIVRLEEVAVTTGEEDEDVLLDMKAKLYRFDKDGNQWKERGTGAVKLLKHKETGKVRLVMRQAKTLKICANHLVVSTTKMQEHAGSDKSCVWHAADFADGELKEEMFAIRFGSVENCKKFKDLVEEIAESLAKDECKDNEDGSSTAGLLEKLTVSESKSEQGVKAEPTESGKDAETKSEATPSE from the exons ATGGCGGACAAGGAGCCCGTCGCCGAGCGCCCCGGGGCggctgaggaggaggaggacgcctccgctgccgccgtgggggaggaggaggacacGGGCGCCCAGGTGGCCCCCATCGTGCGGCTCGAGGAGGTCGCCGTCACCACcggcgaggaggacgaggatgTACTCCTCGACAT GAAGGCAAAGCTCTACAGGTTCGACAAGGACGGCAACCAGTGGAAGGAGCGGGGCACGGGCGCTGTCAAGCTCCTAAAGCATAAGGAGACCGGCAAGGTCCGCCTCGTCATGCGCCAGGCTAAGACGCTCAAGATCTGCGCCAACCACCTTG TGGTCTCGACCACGAAGATGCAGGAGCACGCCGGCAGCGACAAGTCGTGCGTCTGGCACGCCGCGGATTTCGCAGATGGTGAGCTTAAGGAGGAGATGTTTGCTATCCGGTTCGGCTCAGTAGAGA ACTGCAAGAAATTCAAGGACTTGGTTGAGGAGATTGCTGAGTCTCTTGCAAAGGACGAATGCAAGGACAATGAAGACGGTTCGTCCACCGCAGGATTGCTGGAGAAGCTCACCGTGAGTGAGAGCAAATCTGAGCAAGGTGTGAAGGCGGAACCCACAGAATCTGGCAAGGATGCAGAAACCAAATCCGAGGCTACCCCATCTGAGTAG
- the LOC112884647 gene encoding uncharacterized protein LOC112884647 isoform X1 — protein MASGTKSDLVSGSPDGHGYFNAQRGAYAAASLERSGSFREGGDGYAMFPASSSSRSAGVDSVSLLQSLAVDLRTVTVDHKTSRLDLKKSISSIFGTSTEDSTSISSLGRNLPNSIEEIRRMRSNLNDISNKARERSRAFGGAVTKLDKLCPNIVRKRSRGDGSSNERVLSSGGAIPKNVPQSHLNADDMEVGLQRGEERTKNAGQNRRIRTSIVEMDARTAGQSRGPGPVDRISDPGKATNGSSAVSEEKIRGLATSIDGWEKPKMKKKRSAIKADMSLAGVSRSADVDRESKQGMQHKFSSDGRARMASSPSFRSGTVAYGTSKADLLSAQNGLVGRPLNRSDQDSGFHPTNKRERQVVLDKEMPNPRTINNSHTRTHTHRFFRPNEDDSGGNITSLPKVNGSARGPRSNSGSLLKSSPNIHRLQASSDDWEHPSGTNKLISAGGSGNPKRTKSTHSLSPPTQWGGQRPQKISRSARKSNLVPIITTDGALVPGSLDSPVNEDSAGLPRRASVNGLQQTKRGDHGLSTGSEGDEPVVAEKKLRDKSKRAGELDDGHGSGFQKIAMLGHPSKRNKLSADEDIGDAARRQGRVGRGFTPTRPGTPVSIDKLENAPTTKQRSARTVSERNESKSGRPMMKKMSDRKGNARPRHTNSSLQSDSPVQSEDDHEELLAAANAALRSACSSPFWRQVEPFFAFLTAEDVAYPSQQIHLPDDSTSSRSIEGDEGQKYKGGLEYISQPSTPAASNKDDHTALPNGFGLNQSDNGIGVSWESSCIEPILDQLVHGIGVRGGSSVGQRLIQALIDEDKIESITNNAYISEGYPFDTHEIHFDEGGWKSHAHNYKLEPLMNFEASVRAPNGLMMDSDWKYNDGLSHKSSNVMDKTKVWPEFQYSEMCFSDRIIIELSEVGVSIEPVPDLAQSEDEDIDTEICKLEGQLHKEVMEKKNLLLKLDGIVRTAKESQQREFSRRAMERLLLRAYEKYMAFCGPNVSSSKNVNRAGRHAAVSFVKRALARCRNYEEVGISCFDDPTFKDMFLSATSHRSSLDAASQDNNTTVKSVHRASASDASRASSHLTDLSFVKEDPWTNNVKQRELLLDEVVGSITGGTLKTSGLGTSLVSNTKGKRSERDREGKGHNREGARSGRPPSSNAKGERKNKTKPKQKTANISAPSNSTPRDPQVPAKITPSGNGKDSTAAPAAARRDDPANTANDAEIPDLSNLELPGMDVDFGGWLNMDDDDGLQDLDLMGLEIPMDDINEINLMI, from the exons ATGGCATCTGGTACAAAATCTGATTTGGTGTCTGGGAGCCCTGATGGGCATGGATACTTCAATGCACAACGTGGGGCCTATGCAGCTGCTTCATTGGAAAGGTCAGGAAGCTTTCGTGAAGGTGGTGATGGTTACGCAATGTTTCCAGCATCAAGCTCATCAAGGTCAGCCGGAGTGGACTCTGTCAGTCTACTTCAATCACTTGCTGTGGACTTAAGAACTGTAACTGTGGATCACAAGACATCTCGGTTAGATCTTAAGAAATCAATAAGTTCCATTTTTGGAACCAGCACAGAAGATTCGACATCAATTTCATCTCTTGGAAGAAATCTACCAAATTCTATTGAAGAGATCAGACGCATGAGGAGTAATCTTAACGATATCTCAAATAAGGCCAG GGAAAGATCTAGAGCTTTTGGTGGTGCTGTAACGAAGCTTGATAAACTTTGTCCCAATATTGTACGAAAACGTTCTCGAGGAGATGGTTCATCAAATGAACGAGTGTTATCATCTGGAGGAGCCATTCCTAAAAATGTTCCTCAAAGCCATTTAAATGCAGATGATATGGAAGTTGGACTTCagagaggagaagagaggaCAAAGAATGCAGGGCAAAACAGGAGAATACGTACATCCATAGTTGAG ATGGATGCAAGGACAGCTGGTCAATCAAGGGGGCCTGGGCCTGTTGATAGAATCTCAGACCCTGGCAAAGCCACCAATGGCAGTTCTGCAGTCTCGGAAGAAAAAATCAGAGGTTTGGCAACTAGTATTGATGGTTGGGAGAAGCCAAAGATGAAGAAAAAGCGATCTGCCATTAAGGCAGACATGTCATTGGCTGGTGTTTCGAGGAGTGCTGATGTAGACCGGGAGTCGAAACAAGGCATGCAACACAAGTTTAGTAGTGATGGTAGGGCGAGAATGGCAAGTTCCCCTAGTTTCAG GTCTGGAACTGTTGCATATGGCACAAGTAAAGCAGATTTGCTTTCTGCACAAAATGGTCTTGTTGGACGACCCTTAAATAGGAGTGACCAAGACAGTGGCTTCCATCCTACTAACAAAAGGGAGCGTCAAGTTGTTTTAGATAAAGAAATGCCCAATCCAAGAACCATTAACAA CTCACACACCCGGACACACACACATCGATTTTTCAGGCCTAATGAGGATGATAGTGGAGGTAACATCACATCATTACCGAAGGTGAATGGGTCTGCCAGGGGACCCCGATCAAATTCAGGTTCATTATTGAAGTCATCTCCAAACATCCATCGATTACAAGCTAGTTCTGATGATTGGGAACATCCTTCTGGTACAAATAAGTTGATTTCTGCTGGTGGATCTGGCAATCCTAAACGTACGAAATCTACGCATTCATTATCTCCTCCCACCCAGTGGGGTGGGCAGAGGCCTCAGAAGATATCCCGttcagcaaggaagtcaaattTGGTCCCTATTATCACCACTGATGGTGCACTGGTACCAGGTTCGCTAGATAGTCCTGTCAATGAAGATTCTGCAGGGCTGCCAAGGCGTGCATCTGTAAATGGTCTTCAACAAACAAAACGGGGAGATCATGGTCTCTCAACTGGATCTGAAGGTGATGAGCCTGTAGTTGCTGAAAAAAAGTTAAGGGACAAAAGCAAAAGGGCTGGTGAACTGGATGATGGGCATGGCTCTGGTTTTCAGAAAATTGCTATGCTTGGGCATCCTTCCAAAAGGAATAAGTTGTCAGCTGATGAGGATATTGGAGATGCTGCAAGGAGACAAGGAAGAGTTGGACGGGGTTTTACTCCGACCAGGCCTGGCACTCCTGTATCAATTGATAAGCTTGAAAATGCTCCGACTACAAAACAAAGAAGTGCGAGAACAGTCTCAGAGAGAAATGAGAG TAAATCTGGAAGACCAATGATGAAGAAGATGTCTGACCGCAAAGGCAATGCACGGCCTAGGCATACCAATAGCAGTCTGCAATCAGACTCTCCAG TGCAATCAGAAGATGACCATGAGGAACTTCTTGCTGCGGCAAATGCTGCCCTAA GATCTGCTTGTTCAAGTCCATTCTGGCGGCAGGTTGAACCTTTCTTCGCCTTTTTAACTGCAGAAGATGTGGCCTATCCTAGTCAACAG ATACATTTGCCAGATGATTCCACCTCTAGCAGGTCAATAGAAGGAGATGAAGGCCAAAAGTATAAG GGTGGTCTGGAGTACATTTCACAGCCATCAACTCCAGCTGCAAGTAATAAAGATGATCACACTGCCCTTCCAAATGGTTTTGGCTTGAACCAATCGGATAATGGCATAGGGGTTTCATGGGAGTCAAGCTGCATTGAACCGATCCTGGATCAACTTGTCCATGGGATTGGGGTACGAGGAGGGTCTTCGGTTGGCCAAAGACTTATTCAAGCTTTGATCGATGAAGATAAGATTGAAAGTATTACCAACAATGCTTACATAAGTGAGGGATATCCATTTGATACACATGAAATTCATTTTGATGAAGGGGGATGGAAGTCCCATGCACATAATTATAAGTTAGAACCTTTAATGAATTTCGAAGCTTCAGTGAGGGCCCCAAATGGTCTGATGATGGATTCTGACTGGAAATATAATGATGGGCTGTCACATAAAAGCAGTAATGTCATGGATAAAACCAAGGTGTGGCCTGAGTTCCAGTACAGTGAGATGTGCTTCAGTGATAGGATTATCATCGAGCTGAGTGAAGTCGGTGTATCTATTGAACCTGTG CCTGATCTTGCACAGAGTGAGGATGAGGATATTGATACTGAAATCTGTAAATTGGAAGGCCAACTTCATAAAGAG GTTATGGAGAAGAAAAACTTGCTATTGAAACTGGATGGTATTGTTAGAACTGCAAAAGAGTCTCAGCAGAG GGAATTCTCACGGCGTGCTATGGAAAGACTTCTGCTGAGAGCATACGAGAAATATATG GCTTTCTGTGGTCCAAATGTTTCAAGCAGCAAAAACGTTAATAGAGCTGGCAGACATGCTGCTGTAAGTTTTGTCAAACGAGCACTAGCACGATGCCGAAACTATGAGGAGGTGGGGATAAGTTGCTTTGATGACCCCACTTTCAAGGATATGTTTTTATCAGCAACGTCTCATAGAAGCAGCCTGGATGCTGCCTCACAAG ATAATAATACAACAGTGAAATCAGTTCATAGGGCCAGTGCATCAGATGCTTCGCGGGCAAGCAGTCACCTAACAGATCTGTCGTTTGTGAAGGAGGATCCCTGGACAAACAATGTAAAACAAAGGGAACTGTTGCTCGATGAGGTTGTAGGTAGCATAACAGGAGGAACTTTGAAAACCTCGGGGCTTGGTACTTCCCTTGTCAGCAATACAAAAGGAAAGAGAAGCGAGAGAGACAGGGAAGGGAAGGGGCACAACCGAGAAGGTGCTAGGTCTGGCCGTCCACCATCATCAAATGCCAAAGGTGAAAGGAAGAATAAAACAAAGCCCAAACAGAAGACAGCCAACATCTCCGCCCCATCAAACAGTACTCCTAGGGATCCACAGGTTCCAGCCAAAATAACGCCTTCAGGCAATGGCAAGGACAGCACAGCAGCTCCTGCTGCTGCTAGACGTGATGATCCAGCAAATACTGCAAATGATGCCGAAATACCAGACTTGTCTAACCTCGAGCTGCCGGGAATGGATGTTGACTTTGGCGGCTGGTTAAATATGGACGATGACGATGGACTCCAGGATCTCGATCTGATGGGCCTCGAGATCCCCATGGATGACATCAACGAAATAAATCTCATGATATAG
- the LOC112884647 gene encoding uncharacterized protein LOC112884647 isoform X2 codes for MASGTKSDLVSGSPDGHGYFNAQRGAYAAASLERSGSFREGGDGYAMFPASSSSRSAGVDSVSLLQSLAVDLRTVTVDHKTSRLDLKKSISSIFGTSTEDSTSISSLGRNLPNSIEEIRRMRSNLNDISNKARERSRAFGGAVTKLDKLCPNIVRKRSRGDGSSNERVLSSGGAIPKNVPQSHLNADDMEVGLQRGEERTKNAGQNRRIRTSIVEMDARTAGQSRGPGPVDRISDPGKATNGSSAVSEEKIRGLATSIDGWEKPKMKKKRSAIKADMSLAGVSRSADVDRESKQGMQHKFSSDGRARMASSPSFRSGTVAYGTSKADLLSAQNGLVGRPLNRSDQDSGFHPTNKRERQVVLDKEMPNPRTINKPNEDDSGGNITSLPKVNGSARGPRSNSGSLLKSSPNIHRLQASSDDWEHPSGTNKLISAGGSGNPKRTKSTHSLSPPTQWGGQRPQKISRSARKSNLVPIITTDGALVPGSLDSPVNEDSAGLPRRASVNGLQQTKRGDHGLSTGSEGDEPVVAEKKLRDKSKRAGELDDGHGSGFQKIAMLGHPSKRNKLSADEDIGDAARRQGRVGRGFTPTRPGTPVSIDKLENAPTTKQRSARTVSERNESKSGRPMMKKMSDRKGNARPRHTNSSLQSDSPVQSEDDHEELLAAANAALRSACSSPFWRQVEPFFAFLTAEDVAYPSQQIHLPDDSTSSRSIEGDEGQKYKGGLEYISQPSTPAASNKDDHTALPNGFGLNQSDNGIGVSWESSCIEPILDQLVHGIGVRGGSSVGQRLIQALIDEDKIESITNNAYISEGYPFDTHEIHFDEGGWKSHAHNYKLEPLMNFEASVRAPNGLMMDSDWKYNDGLSHKSSNVMDKTKVWPEFQYSEMCFSDRIIIELSEVGVSIEPVPDLAQSEDEDIDTEICKLEGQLHKEVMEKKNLLLKLDGIVRTAKESQQREFSRRAMERLLLRAYEKYMAFCGPNVSSSKNVNRAGRHAAVSFVKRALARCRNYEEVGISCFDDPTFKDMFLSATSHRSSLDAASQDNNTTVKSVHRASASDASRASSHLTDLSFVKEDPWTNNVKQRELLLDEVVGSITGGTLKTSGLGTSLVSNTKGKRSERDREGKGHNREGARSGRPPSSNAKGERKNKTKPKQKTANISAPSNSTPRDPQVPAKITPSGNGKDSTAAPAAARRDDPANTANDAEIPDLSNLELPGMDVDFGGWLNMDDDDGLQDLDLMGLEIPMDDINEINLMI; via the exons ATGGCATCTGGTACAAAATCTGATTTGGTGTCTGGGAGCCCTGATGGGCATGGATACTTCAATGCACAACGTGGGGCCTATGCAGCTGCTTCATTGGAAAGGTCAGGAAGCTTTCGTGAAGGTGGTGATGGTTACGCAATGTTTCCAGCATCAAGCTCATCAAGGTCAGCCGGAGTGGACTCTGTCAGTCTACTTCAATCACTTGCTGTGGACTTAAGAACTGTAACTGTGGATCACAAGACATCTCGGTTAGATCTTAAGAAATCAATAAGTTCCATTTTTGGAACCAGCACAGAAGATTCGACATCAATTTCATCTCTTGGAAGAAATCTACCAAATTCTATTGAAGAGATCAGACGCATGAGGAGTAATCTTAACGATATCTCAAATAAGGCCAG GGAAAGATCTAGAGCTTTTGGTGGTGCTGTAACGAAGCTTGATAAACTTTGTCCCAATATTGTACGAAAACGTTCTCGAGGAGATGGTTCATCAAATGAACGAGTGTTATCATCTGGAGGAGCCATTCCTAAAAATGTTCCTCAAAGCCATTTAAATGCAGATGATATGGAAGTTGGACTTCagagaggagaagagaggaCAAAGAATGCAGGGCAAAACAGGAGAATACGTACATCCATAGTTGAG ATGGATGCAAGGACAGCTGGTCAATCAAGGGGGCCTGGGCCTGTTGATAGAATCTCAGACCCTGGCAAAGCCACCAATGGCAGTTCTGCAGTCTCGGAAGAAAAAATCAGAGGTTTGGCAACTAGTATTGATGGTTGGGAGAAGCCAAAGATGAAGAAAAAGCGATCTGCCATTAAGGCAGACATGTCATTGGCTGGTGTTTCGAGGAGTGCTGATGTAGACCGGGAGTCGAAACAAGGCATGCAACACAAGTTTAGTAGTGATGGTAGGGCGAGAATGGCAAGTTCCCCTAGTTTCAG GTCTGGAACTGTTGCATATGGCACAAGTAAAGCAGATTTGCTTTCTGCACAAAATGGTCTTGTTGGACGACCCTTAAATAGGAGTGACCAAGACAGTGGCTTCCATCCTACTAACAAAAGGGAGCGTCAAGTTGTTTTAGATAAAGAAATGCCCAATCCAAGAACCATTAACAA GCCTAATGAGGATGATAGTGGAGGTAACATCACATCATTACCGAAGGTGAATGGGTCTGCCAGGGGACCCCGATCAAATTCAGGTTCATTATTGAAGTCATCTCCAAACATCCATCGATTACAAGCTAGTTCTGATGATTGGGAACATCCTTCTGGTACAAATAAGTTGATTTCTGCTGGTGGATCTGGCAATCCTAAACGTACGAAATCTACGCATTCATTATCTCCTCCCACCCAGTGGGGTGGGCAGAGGCCTCAGAAGATATCCCGttcagcaaggaagtcaaattTGGTCCCTATTATCACCACTGATGGTGCACTGGTACCAGGTTCGCTAGATAGTCCTGTCAATGAAGATTCTGCAGGGCTGCCAAGGCGTGCATCTGTAAATGGTCTTCAACAAACAAAACGGGGAGATCATGGTCTCTCAACTGGATCTGAAGGTGATGAGCCTGTAGTTGCTGAAAAAAAGTTAAGGGACAAAAGCAAAAGGGCTGGTGAACTGGATGATGGGCATGGCTCTGGTTTTCAGAAAATTGCTATGCTTGGGCATCCTTCCAAAAGGAATAAGTTGTCAGCTGATGAGGATATTGGAGATGCTGCAAGGAGACAAGGAAGAGTTGGACGGGGTTTTACTCCGACCAGGCCTGGCACTCCTGTATCAATTGATAAGCTTGAAAATGCTCCGACTACAAAACAAAGAAGTGCGAGAACAGTCTCAGAGAGAAATGAGAG TAAATCTGGAAGACCAATGATGAAGAAGATGTCTGACCGCAAAGGCAATGCACGGCCTAGGCATACCAATAGCAGTCTGCAATCAGACTCTCCAG TGCAATCAGAAGATGACCATGAGGAACTTCTTGCTGCGGCAAATGCTGCCCTAA GATCTGCTTGTTCAAGTCCATTCTGGCGGCAGGTTGAACCTTTCTTCGCCTTTTTAACTGCAGAAGATGTGGCCTATCCTAGTCAACAG ATACATTTGCCAGATGATTCCACCTCTAGCAGGTCAATAGAAGGAGATGAAGGCCAAAAGTATAAG GGTGGTCTGGAGTACATTTCACAGCCATCAACTCCAGCTGCAAGTAATAAAGATGATCACACTGCCCTTCCAAATGGTTTTGGCTTGAACCAATCGGATAATGGCATAGGGGTTTCATGGGAGTCAAGCTGCATTGAACCGATCCTGGATCAACTTGTCCATGGGATTGGGGTACGAGGAGGGTCTTCGGTTGGCCAAAGACTTATTCAAGCTTTGATCGATGAAGATAAGATTGAAAGTATTACCAACAATGCTTACATAAGTGAGGGATATCCATTTGATACACATGAAATTCATTTTGATGAAGGGGGATGGAAGTCCCATGCACATAATTATAAGTTAGAACCTTTAATGAATTTCGAAGCTTCAGTGAGGGCCCCAAATGGTCTGATGATGGATTCTGACTGGAAATATAATGATGGGCTGTCACATAAAAGCAGTAATGTCATGGATAAAACCAAGGTGTGGCCTGAGTTCCAGTACAGTGAGATGTGCTTCAGTGATAGGATTATCATCGAGCTGAGTGAAGTCGGTGTATCTATTGAACCTGTG CCTGATCTTGCACAGAGTGAGGATGAGGATATTGATACTGAAATCTGTAAATTGGAAGGCCAACTTCATAAAGAG GTTATGGAGAAGAAAAACTTGCTATTGAAACTGGATGGTATTGTTAGAACTGCAAAAGAGTCTCAGCAGAG GGAATTCTCACGGCGTGCTATGGAAAGACTTCTGCTGAGAGCATACGAGAAATATATG GCTTTCTGTGGTCCAAATGTTTCAAGCAGCAAAAACGTTAATAGAGCTGGCAGACATGCTGCTGTAAGTTTTGTCAAACGAGCACTAGCACGATGCCGAAACTATGAGGAGGTGGGGATAAGTTGCTTTGATGACCCCACTTTCAAGGATATGTTTTTATCAGCAACGTCTCATAGAAGCAGCCTGGATGCTGCCTCACAAG ATAATAATACAACAGTGAAATCAGTTCATAGGGCCAGTGCATCAGATGCTTCGCGGGCAAGCAGTCACCTAACAGATCTGTCGTTTGTGAAGGAGGATCCCTGGACAAACAATGTAAAACAAAGGGAACTGTTGCTCGATGAGGTTGTAGGTAGCATAACAGGAGGAACTTTGAAAACCTCGGGGCTTGGTACTTCCCTTGTCAGCAATACAAAAGGAAAGAGAAGCGAGAGAGACAGGGAAGGGAAGGGGCACAACCGAGAAGGTGCTAGGTCTGGCCGTCCACCATCATCAAATGCCAAAGGTGAAAGGAAGAATAAAACAAAGCCCAAACAGAAGACAGCCAACATCTCCGCCCCATCAAACAGTACTCCTAGGGATCCACAGGTTCCAGCCAAAATAACGCCTTCAGGCAATGGCAAGGACAGCACAGCAGCTCCTGCTGCTGCTAGACGTGATGATCCAGCAAATACTGCAAATGATGCCGAAATACCAGACTTGTCTAACCTCGAGCTGCCGGGAATGGATGTTGACTTTGGCGGCTGGTTAAATATGGACGATGACGATGGACTCCAGGATCTCGATCTGATGGGCCTCGAGATCCCCATGGATGACATCAACGAAATAAATCTCATGATATAG
- the LOC112887488 gene encoding transcription factor MYB77-like, giving the protein MVVLPGGAAGGADGGGAPEGSRGGGLGGAARVKGSWTPEEDDLLRRAVTRHGPRNWSVISAEIPGRSGKSCRLRWCNQLSPGVERRAFTPEEDALIVAAHAQYGNKWATIARMLHGRTDNSVKNHWNSTLRRHRRAAAAAANGGALPLRPLAAGPPPVPLRHLLADPKESSPAPAPASVVPFQPLDLKREDDGDEEEEDEDDEDGSSEDSVLMAPPKKRPCLGVGAGAGAGHTHPSLCAVKQPEHTKPQLPTPAAEPVTSLTLSLPGGGGGTVSENPELRGAAAAAVSSVDGAAKTRAKLEQDCPWLLPVMRQMICEEVQRQLQGASVACSLVASPAGRASAGAADGQD; this is encoded by the coding sequence ATGGTGGTGctgccgggcggcgcggcggggggagcggatggcggcggcgcgccggaGGGGTCCAGAGGAGGAGGGTTAGGAGGGGCGGCGAGGGTGAAGGGGTCGTGGACGCCCGAGGAGGACGACCTGCTTCGGCGCGCCGTGACGCGGCACGGCCCGCGGAACTGGAGCGTCATCAGCGCGGAGATACCGGGCCGATCGGGCAAGTCGTGCCGGCTGCGGTGGTGCAACCAGCTCAGCCCCGGCGTGGAGCGCCGCGCCTTCACGCCGGAGGAGGACGCCCTCATCGTCGCCGCGCACGCGCAGTACGGCAACAAGTGGGCCACCATCGCGCGGATGCTGCACGGCCGCACCGACAACTCCGTCAAGAACCACTGGAACTCCACGCTGCGCCGCCACCgcagggccgccgccgccgcggccaacGGTGGCGCGCTGCCGCTGCGGCCGCTCGCGGCGGGTCCTCCTCCCGTCCCGCTCCGGCATCTGCTGGCGGACCCCAAGGagtcgtcgccggcgccggcgccggcctccgtcgTCCCGTTCCAGCCCCTGGATCTCAAGCGggaggacgacggcgacgaggaggaggaagacgaggacgATGAGGACGGAAGCAGCGAGGACTCCGTGCTGATGGCGCCGCCCAAGAAGCGGCCTTGCCTCGGTGTCGGCGCCGGTGCCGGCGCCGGCCACACGCATCCTTCTCTTTGTGCAGTGAAGCAGCCGGAGCACACGAAGCCTCAGCTACCGACCCCGGCCGCCGAACCGGTCACGTCGCTCACCCTCAGCCtgccaggcggcggcggcgggactgTCTCCGAGAACCCGGAACTGCgcggcgctgcggcggcggcggtgtcgaGCGTGGATGGAGCTGCGAAGACGCGGGCGAAGCTGGAGCAGGACTGCCCGTGGCTGCTGCCTGTGATGCGGCAGATGATCTGCGAGGAGGTGCAGCGGCAACTGCAGGGGGCGAGCGTGGCCTGCTCGCTCGTCGCGTCGCCGGCGGGCAGGgccagcgccggcgccgccgacggCCAGGACTGA